A region of Rattus rattus isolate New Zealand chromosome 7, Rrattus_CSIRO_v1, whole genome shotgun sequence DNA encodes the following proteins:
- the Tp53i3 gene encoding LOW QUALITY PROTEIN: quinone oxidoreductase PIG3 (The sequence of the model RefSeq protein was modified relative to this genomic sequence to represent the inferred CDS: inserted 5 bases in 4 codons; substituted 4 bases at 4 genomic stop codons): MVTCVALEQSLSYVLMPRQQVKNKYGPHPSSRKLLFTSENRHRFFRVQAEAVAAESKPLTLSCNHSIQRGQLSRYGLKPLRPKVRTELPFNKYQSGDGEVLLKVTASPLNRADTLQYPGIPRSIQNRLQRSTFVFSKNQINSLARNESYNPIQLSKHVSPPGARSLXEFEALGHVAELGSGCXGHWKTGDLAMAQLPDGSLIVPKDLLEPIPEXXMSQAAAIAEVWITTLQMLLLVGQVQAGGSVLLHRGSSGVGTAVIHLAWSAGTIPPVQAGLQHKLQKAGKLVAAAGLSYRGGFSEGTLRFTEDWENVNCLVPEGGQVFCGLIGEAVDSLNXVLFLKLLLKRGSPITSLLQSRDKYKQTLVETFTEQILPFSTDSPQSLLPVLXRVXPATDIHVAXYVDANRNVGKIVLELPQGGPQSKLGSGLSSQVCSCKAGLRK; encoded by the exons ATGGTGACATGCGTGGCACTGGAACAGTCGCTGAGTTACGTCCTCATGCCCAGGCAGCAGGTCAAGA ATAAGTATggtcctcacccctcatcaaggaaacttctctttaccTCAGAAAACCGTCACCGATTTTTCAGAGTTCAGGCTGAGGCAGTGGCAGCTGAGAGCAAGCCCTTGACTCTGAGCTGCAACCACAGCATCCAAAGGGGCCAA TTAAGTCGCTATGGTCTAAAGCCTTTGAGGCCCAAGGTAAGAACAGAGTTGCCATTCAATAAATATCAGTCAGGAGATGGTGAAGTCCTCCTGAAGGTGACAGCCAGTCCCCTAAACAGGGCGGACACACTCCAGTACCCAGGGATTCCAAGGTCAATCCAGAACAGACTCCAGAGATCAACCTTTGTTTTCA gtaaaaaccaaataaactcgCTGGCTCGGAACGAAAGTTACAATCCAATC CAACTGAGCAAGCATGTTTCAcccccaggagccaggagcctTTAGGAATTTGAGGCACTGGGACATGTGGCTGAGCTGGGGTCTGGCTGCTAGGGACACTGGAAGACTGGAGATCTGGCCATGGCCCAGCTGCCTGATGGAAGCCTCATTGTCCCTAAAGATCTCCTTGAGCCTATCCCAGA CTGAATGTCTCAAGCTGCAGCCATTGCAGAGGTCTGGATTACCACCCTTCAGATGTTACTTCTTGTAG GCCAAGTTCAGGCTGGAGGCTCTGTGCTGCTCCATAGAGGATCAAGTGGAGTGGGCACAGCTGTCATCCATCTGGCTTGGAGTGCTGGCACTATTCCTCCAGTTCAAGCTGGCTTGCAGCATAAACTTCAAAAGGCAGGGAAGCTTGTGGCTGCAGCTGGACTCAGTTACAGGGGAGGTTTTTCTGAAGGAACTCTAAGATTCACTGAAG ATTGGGAGAATGTCAACTGCCTGGTTCCTGAGGGTGGCCAAGTTTTCTGTGGTTTAATAGGAGAAGCTGTCGATAGTCTTA GTGTCctgtttttaaaactacttttgaAACGAGGAAGTCCTATCACTAGTTTGCTGCAATCTAGGGATAAG TACAAACAAACACTGGTGGAAACTTTCACCGAGCAGATTCTGCCCTTCTCTACGGACAGCCCCCAAAGTCTGCTGCCGGTTC GAAGAGTCTAGCCAGCAACTGATATTCATGTGG AATATGTGGACGCTAACAGGAACGTGGGTAAAATCGTCTTGGAGCTGCCCCAAGGAGGACCTCAGAGCAAACTTGGGAGTGGGCTCTCTTCCCAAGTCTGCTCCTGTAAAGCTggtctaaggaaataa
- the Fkbp1b gene encoding peptidyl-prolyl cis-trans isomerase FKBP1B isoform X4: protein MLQNGKKFDSSRDRNKPFKFRIGKQEVIKGFEEGAAQMSLGQRAKLTCTPDVAYGATGHPGVIPPNATLIFDVELLNLE from the exons ATGCTCCAGAATGGCAAGAAATTCGATTCgtccagagacagaaacaaacccTTCAAGTTCAGAATCGGCAAGCAGGAAGTCATCAAAGGTTTTGAAGAAGGCGCTGCCCAG ATGAGCTTGGGGCAGAGGGCGAAGCTGACCTGCACCCCTGATGTGGCATATGGAGCTACTGGCCACCCCGGTGTCATCCCTCCCAATGCCACCCTCATCTTTGACGTGGAGCTGCTCAACTTAgagtga
- the Sf3b6 gene encoding splicing factor 3B subunit 6 translates to MAMQAAKRANIRLPPEVNRILYIRNLPYKITAEEMYDIFGKYGPIRQIRVGNTPETRGTAYVVYEDIFDAKNACDHLSGFNVCNRYLVVLYYNANRAFQKMDTKKKEEQLKLLKEKYGINTDPPK, encoded by the exons ATGGCGATGCAAGCGGCTAAGAGGGCGAAT ATCCGCCTCCCACCTGAAGTAAATCGGATTTTGTATATAAGGAATTTGCCATACAAAATCACAGCAGAAGAAATGTATGATATATTTGGGAAATATGGACCTATTCGTCAAATCAGAGT AGGAAATACACCTGAAACCAGAGGAACAGCCTATGTAGTCTATGAAGACATCTTTGATGCTAAGAATGCCTGTGACCACCTATCAGGATTCAACGTTTGTAACAGATACCTTGTGGTTTTATATTACAATGCTAACCGG GCATTCCAGAAGATGGACaccaagaagaaggaggagcagcTGAAGCTTCTCAAGGAAAAGTACGGCATCAACACAGATCCCCCCAAATGA